Proteins encoded together in one Citromicrobium bathyomarinum window:
- a CDS encoding response regulator transcription factor produces MTARLRGKEVEPAMRKVNILLTGELPGPSPQSAAGEMFDFQGIGPGGPSALVDGPTWIFVDWIMPEISGLEMVRRLRADDRLADAHITIVLEQDDDEDRRRAIKAGADDYVVGPLDRNGVLDRILTLQSQHGIQRSPPRKRVGLLEVVPAAQQARWDGTPLKLSPNEFRLLRFLVEHRDEVLSRQRIIEGLGKLEPPIDERTVDVWIGRLRRAFRAADGPEAIRTVRKQGYAFDLEG; encoded by the coding sequence ATGACGGCACGGCTGCGCGGCAAAGAGGTCGAACCAGCCATGCGCAAGGTCAATATCCTGCTGACCGGGGAACTGCCCGGCCCCAGCCCGCAGAGTGCGGCGGGGGAGATGTTCGATTTCCAGGGGATCGGCCCCGGCGGCCCGTCCGCGCTGGTCGACGGGCCAACCTGGATATTCGTCGACTGGATCATGCCCGAAATCTCCGGGCTGGAAATGGTCCGCCGCCTGCGCGCCGACGATCGGCTGGCCGATGCCCACATCACCATCGTGCTGGAGCAGGACGACGACGAGGATCGCCGCCGGGCGATCAAGGCGGGTGCCGATGATTACGTGGTCGGCCCGCTCGATCGCAACGGCGTGCTCGACCGCATCCTGACGCTGCAATCGCAGCATGGAATCCAGCGCTCACCGCCGCGCAAGCGGGTCGGCCTGCTGGAAGTCGTTCCCGCCGCGCAGCAGGCGCGGTGGGATGGCACGCCGCTGAAGCTCAGCCCGAACGAGTTCCGCCTGTTGCGCTTCCTCGTCGAACATCGCGACGAGGTGCTCTCCCGCCAGCGTATCATCGAAGGGCTCGGCAAGCTGGAGCCGCCGATCGACGAACGCACGGTCGATGTGTGGATCGGGCGGCTGCGGCGGGCATTCCGGGCAGCGGACGGGCCCGAGGCGATCCGGACGGTGCGCAAGCAGGGCTACGCGTTCGATCTGGAAGGCTGA
- a CDS encoding efflux RND transporter periplasmic adaptor subunit translates to MPRLDLRIFVLVSIGLLLAACAGAQDERTAEEVPVVAQEVRFVPEMSQVEAIGTARAATSAELFPETAGRVTRVLFSAGDYVRQGAPLLQLDDRAERLDVEAAQVSVREASQLLGRYRRIEDTGAISESQIEAGETALAAARVQLRQAQTALADRTVRAPFAGHVGLTEIDAGDRVNDSTPITQIDQRGTLYVDFPAPEEVFANLSPGDTVEVTPFSEPGRTIEAEVVATDNRVSQDSRDFIVRTAIPNRDDKLRPGMSFRVQFTQSGTMRAAVPEEAIVWGGEGSHLFLVREGKAVRVPVTITSRRDGRVFVEGRIARNDRVIVEGVQKVRDGQDIRLVRQARQLEQDVRVEQAPTRGGDDD, encoded by the coding sequence ATGCCCCGGCTTGATCTCCGAATATTCGTGCTCGTCAGCATCGGCCTGCTGCTCGCTGCCTGCGCCGGTGCGCAGGACGAGCGAACGGCCGAGGAAGTGCCGGTCGTCGCGCAGGAGGTGCGCTTTGTTCCCGAGATGTCGCAGGTGGAAGCCATCGGCACGGCCCGCGCGGCAACTTCTGCCGAGCTTTTTCCTGAGACCGCGGGCCGCGTCACCCGCGTGCTGTTCAGCGCCGGCGACTACGTGCGGCAAGGCGCGCCGCTGCTGCAGCTGGACGACCGGGCGGAACGGCTGGATGTCGAAGCGGCGCAGGTCTCGGTGCGCGAGGCGAGCCAGCTGCTGGGCCGCTATCGCCGGATCGAGGACACGGGCGCCATCTCCGAAAGTCAGATCGAGGCGGGCGAAACCGCGCTCGCCGCCGCGCGCGTGCAATTGCGCCAGGCGCAGACGGCACTGGCCGATCGCACGGTCCGCGCGCCGTTCGCCGGCCATGTTGGACTGACCGAGATCGATGCGGGCGACCGCGTCAATGACTCCACCCCGATCACCCAGATCGACCAGCGCGGCACGCTCTATGTCGATTTTCCCGCGCCAGAAGAGGTCTTCGCGAACCTGAGCCCGGGCGACACGGTGGAGGTGACGCCATTCTCCGAACCCGGACGCACGATCGAGGCAGAGGTGGTCGCGACCGACAACCGGGTTTCGCAGGACAGCCGCGATTTCATCGTGCGCACCGCCATCCCCAATCGCGACGACAAGCTGCGCCCCGGCATGAGCTTCCGCGTCCAGTTCACCCAGAGCGGCACGATGCGCGCCGCCGTGCCCGAAGAGGCGATCGTGTGGGGCGGGGAGGGATCGCACCTGTTCCTCGTGCGCGAGGGCAAGGCGGTGCGCGTGCCCGTCACCATCACCTCGCGCCGCGATGGCCGGGTGTTCGTCGAAGGGCGGATCGCCCGCAACGACCGGGTGATCGTGGAAGGCGTGCAGAAGGTACGCGACGGGCAAGACATCCGCCTCGTCCGCCAGGCGCGCCAGCTCGAACAGGATGTCCGCGTCGAGCAGGCGCCGACGCGCGGCGGCGATGACGACTAG
- a CDS encoding efflux RND transporter permease subunit: protein MTTRFDLPMLAVKRPLLIGVLNLLIVIAGIAALIGVEVRELPNVDRPIVSVTASLPGAAPETMDAEVTSILEDAVARVSGVRQISSSSEENNSRIRVEFNPGVDLDTAATDVREAVSRTQRDLPERVEQVTVVKADQDAQPIMTLAVLSDAYDQAELTRLVDNDIIPELLTAEGVASIEPFGARERQMRVAVDPLRLNRFGLTLTDVADALENAPFDVPVGSFRSDAQSLVVRADASATEPERIENVIVSGNVRIGDVAQAGFAPANASNFVRLDGRPIIGLGVVRQASSNTIEISDSIRQAVERVNRRFDDVEVQIVSDDAEFIRISVREVLITLGFTILVVVATMLIFFRAWRPTMVPSTTIPVALVGVIAGIWLMGFSINLLTLLALVLATGLIVDDAIVVLENCQRLQNKGLGRRAAAVVGTRQVFFAVVATTAVLVSVFVPISFLPSETGRLFREFGFVLAVAVILSSFVALSLVPALAAKSDLTSDEADGDEAGKSRLSRFGTAVTGRYDRLLKRALDAPRATIIGSVLIAGLAGFLYTQLDNELVPDEDRGVVTVDATGPDGVGLAFMDRELDEIEQVLQPYLDSGEIESTFSIVGRYDPNRVRVTAQLADWGERDRSQTEIVQELNGPLAEIPGSRTNARGRGTLSFGGGGEGLEVALTGPEYDRIYASADALATAIDTQSDILSNAEISYQPTQPQLSVRIDRQRASDLGVDLNDLSQTLRAMVGGEELVDLNVGDQAVPIFLTAQAVSVTNPNDLRNLYVRGSGGATGGNTLVPLSALTTIVEEGIAAELDRTEQRRAIEVDADIAAGTPLRDAVDEIERLAEETVAEDIDILLQGDAESLEESSNALALTYGFALAIVFLVLVAQFESLTSALVVLLTVPFALAAAVFALFLSGVSLNIYSQIGLVMLIGLMAKNGVLIVEFADQLRHQGRSVREAVEEAAAIRLRPITMTLISTVIGALPLILASGAGAEARQSIGWVIFGGLGIASIFTLFLTPVLYLAIARFGQPRSVDLDKLREEIDSLDEDMTVAPA from the coding sequence ATGACGACTAGGTTCGACCTGCCCATGCTGGCGGTCAAGCGACCGCTGCTGATCGGTGTGCTCAACCTGCTGATCGTGATCGCGGGGATCGCCGCGCTGATCGGCGTGGAGGTGCGCGAGCTGCCCAATGTCGATCGGCCGATCGTCTCGGTCACCGCCAGCCTGCCCGGCGCCGCGCCCGAAACGATGGATGCGGAGGTCACCAGCATCCTGGAAGATGCGGTCGCGCGCGTTTCGGGCGTGCGCCAGATCAGCTCTTCGAGCGAGGAGAACAATTCGCGCATCCGGGTCGAGTTCAACCCGGGCGTCGACCTCGACACTGCGGCAACAGACGTGCGTGAGGCCGTCAGCCGGACGCAGCGCGACCTGCCCGAGCGGGTCGAGCAGGTGACGGTGGTGAAGGCCGATCAGGACGCGCAGCCGATCATGACGCTCGCCGTGCTGAGCGATGCTTACGATCAGGCCGAACTGACCCGTCTGGTCGACAACGACATCATTCCCGAACTGCTGACTGCCGAGGGCGTGGCCAGCATCGAACCATTCGGCGCGCGCGAGCGGCAGATGCGCGTCGCGGTCGATCCGCTGCGCCTCAACCGCTTCGGCCTGACGCTGACCGATGTCGCCGATGCGCTGGAGAATGCGCCGTTCGATGTGCCGGTCGGCTCGTTCCGGTCCGACGCGCAGAGCCTCGTCGTGCGTGCCGATGCCAGCGCCACCGAGCCCGAGCGGATCGAAAACGTAATCGTCAGCGGCAATGTGCGGATCGGCGACGTCGCGCAGGCCGGTTTCGCGCCCGCCAATGCCAGCAACTTCGTGCGCCTCGACGGGCGGCCGATCATCGGGCTGGGTGTGGTGCGACAGGCCAGTTCCAACACGATCGAGATTTCGGACTCGATCCGGCAGGCGGTGGAGCGGGTCAACCGGCGGTTCGACGATGTCGAGGTCCAGATCGTGTCCGACGATGCCGAGTTCATCCGCATTTCGGTGCGCGAGGTGCTGATCACACTCGGCTTCACCATTTTGGTCGTGGTCGCGACCATGCTGATCTTCTTCCGCGCGTGGCGGCCCACGATGGTCCCCAGCACGACCATTCCCGTCGCACTGGTCGGCGTGATCGCGGGCATCTGGCTGATGGGCTTTTCGATCAACCTGCTCACCCTGTTGGCGCTGGTGCTGGCAACGGGGCTGATCGTCGACGACGCGATCGTGGTGCTGGAGAACTGCCAGCGGTTGCAGAACAAGGGACTGGGCAGGCGCGCGGCGGCGGTGGTCGGCACGCGGCAGGTGTTCTTTGCCGTCGTTGCGACCACCGCCGTGCTCGTCTCGGTCTTCGTGCCGATCAGTTTCCTTCCGTCGGAGACCGGGCGGCTGTTCCGCGAATTCGGCTTCGTGCTGGCGGTCGCGGTGATCCTGTCCAGCTTCGTCGCGCTGTCGCTGGTGCCCGCGCTCGCCGCGAAGTCCGATCTGACCAGTGATGAAGCGGACGGCGATGAAGCTGGCAAGAGCCGCCTGTCGCGCTTCGGCACCGCCGTCACCGGGCGCTATGACCGCCTGTTGAAGCGCGCGCTCGACGCGCCGCGTGCGACGATCATCGGCTCGGTGCTGATCGCGGGGCTCGCCGGGTTCCTCTACACCCAGCTCGACAACGAACTGGTGCCGGACGAGGATCGCGGGGTCGTCACGGTCGACGCGACCGGCCCCGACGGCGTCGGCCTCGCTTTCATGGATCGCGAGCTGGACGAGATCGAGCAGGTGCTCCAGCCTTATCTCGACAGCGGCGAGATCGAGAGTACGTTTTCCATTGTCGGCCGCTACGATCCCAACCGCGTGCGCGTGACCGCGCAGCTGGCCGACTGGGGCGAGCGGGACCGCAGCCAGACCGAGATCGTGCAGGAGCTGAACGGCCCGCTGGCGGAAATTCCCGGATCGCGCACCAATGCGCGCGGGCGCGGCACGCTCAGCTTCGGCGGCGGGGGCGAAGGACTGGAGGTCGCGCTGACCGGCCCCGAGTACGACCGGATCTACGCAAGCGCCGATGCGCTGGCGACCGCGATCGACACCCAATCGGACATCCTCTCGAACGCCGAAATCTCCTATCAGCCGACCCAACCGCAGCTTTCGGTCCGGATCGATCGCCAGCGCGCGTCGGACCTGGGCGTGGATCTCAACGACCTGTCGCAGACGCTGCGCGCGATGGTTGGCGGAGAGGAGCTGGTCGATTTGAACGTAGGCGATCAGGCGGTGCCGATCTTCCTTACCGCGCAGGCGGTCAGCGTGACCAACCCCAACGACCTGCGCAATCTCTATGTTCGCGGATCGGGCGGTGCGACGGGCGGCAACACTCTGGTGCCGCTGTCGGCGCTTACCACGATCGTCGAAGAGGGGATTGCCGCCGAACTCGACCGGACCGAACAGCGCCGCGCGATCGAGGTCGATGCCGACATCGCGGCGGGCACTCCCCTGCGCGACGCGGTCGACGAGATCGAGCGACTGGCCGAGGAGACGGTGGCCGAGGATATCGACATACTGCTGCAAGGCGATGCGGAAAGCCTTGAGGAAAGCTCCAACGCGCTGGCGCTGACCTATGGTTTTGCCCTTGCCATCGTCTTTCTGGTGCTGGTCGCGCAGTTCGAAAGCCTCACCAGCGCGCTGGTGGTGCTGCTCACCGTGCCCTTTGCACTGGCCGCAGCGGTGTTCGCGCTGTTCCTGTCGGGCGTGTCGCTCAACATCTATTCGCAGATCGGGCTGGTGATGCTGATCGGTCTGATGGCCAAGAACGGGGTGCTGATCGTCGAATTTGCGGACCAGCTGCGCCATCAGGGCCGCAGCGTGCGGGAAGCGGTGGAGGAAGCTGCCGCGATCCGCCTGCGACCGATCACCATGACGCTGATCTCCACCGTGATCGGCGCGCTGCCGCTTATCCTCGCCAGCGGAGCGGGGGCCGAGGCACGCCAGTCGATCGGCTGGGTGATCTTCGGCGGGCTTGGCATTGCCAG